The Agromyces marinus genome window below encodes:
- the crtI gene encoding phytoene desaturase family protein — protein MIGGSERIVVIGGGIAGLATAALLARDGHRVTLLEARDEVGGRAGSWSRHGFRFDTGPSWYLMPEVFEHFFRLFGTSAAAEVDPVRLDPGYRVWADGYEEPLDVRSTRAANVELFESVEPGAGRALERYLDSADSAYDLALRRFLYTDFTDVRGLAAGEVVRESGRMARLLGTSLERFAARAVRDRRLRQVLGYPAVFLGSSPDRTPALYHLMSHLDLGEGVAYPRGGFAGLIERIAAIAVGAGVEIVTGARVEAIELSWDGPRPAVRGARFRTSDGREVVAPAHRVVSAADLHHTETQLLPVAAQTYPESWWRRRTSGPGAVLAMLGIRGRVPELAHHTLFFTEDWRTNFDAIFGSDPRVPDPASFYACMPSATDATVAPPGDTNLFLLVPVPADPSIGRGGEGGSGDRLVEETADAAIRRISRLPGVGDLSERIVVRRTVGPADFEEGLNSWRGGALGPAHTLRQSAFLRGSNRSRRVEGLYYAGGSTTPGIGLPMCLISAENVLKRVRGDRSTGPIAEPDGADAAGARQWPAGR, from the coding sequence ATGATCGGCGGTTCGGAGCGGATCGTGGTGATCGGGGGCGGGATCGCGGGGCTGGCGACGGCCGCGCTGCTCGCGCGGGACGGGCATCGGGTGACGCTGCTGGAGGCGCGCGACGAGGTGGGCGGGCGCGCGGGGAGTTGGTCGCGTCACGGCTTCCGGTTCGACACCGGTCCGTCGTGGTACCTCATGCCCGAGGTGTTCGAGCATTTCTTCCGCCTGTTCGGGACGAGCGCCGCGGCCGAGGTCGACCCGGTGCGGCTCGACCCCGGGTATCGGGTCTGGGCGGACGGGTACGAGGAGCCGCTGGACGTGCGCTCGACGCGTGCCGCGAACGTCGAGCTGTTCGAGTCGGTCGAGCCCGGCGCGGGGCGGGCGCTCGAGCGCTACCTCGATTCGGCCGATTCCGCCTACGACCTGGCGTTGCGGAGGTTCCTGTACACGGACTTCACGGACGTCCGCGGGCTGGCCGCGGGCGAGGTGGTGCGGGAGTCGGGCCGGATGGCTCGGCTGCTCGGCACGAGCCTGGAGCGGTTCGCCGCGCGGGCCGTGCGCGATCGCCGCCTGCGGCAGGTCCTCGGCTACCCGGCGGTGTTCCTCGGTTCGTCGCCGGATCGGACTCCGGCCCTGTACCACCTGATGAGCCACCTGGATCTCGGGGAGGGCGTGGCGTATCCGCGCGGGGGGTTCGCCGGGTTGATCGAGCGGATCGCCGCGATCGCGGTCGGCGCGGGGGTCGAGATCGTCACGGGTGCGCGGGTCGAGGCGATCGAGTTGTCGTGGGACGGCCCGCGGCCGGCGGTCAGGGGCGCCCGGTTCCGCACCTCGGACGGGCGCGAGGTGGTCGCTCCGGCGCATCGTGTGGTCTCGGCCGCCGACCTGCACCACACGGAGACGCAGTTGCTCCCGGTGGCCGCGCAGACGTACCCGGAGTCGTGGTGGCGGCGGCGGACGTCGGGCCCCGGGGCGGTGCTGGCGATGCTCGGCATCCGCGGCCGGGTTCCCGAGCTGGCCCACCACACGCTGTTCTTCACGGAGGACTGGCGGACGAACTTCGACGCGATCTTCGGTTCGGATCCGAGGGTGCCCGACCCCGCTTCGTTCTACGCGTGCATGCCGAGTGCGACGGATGCCACGGTGGCGCCGCCCGGCGACACGAACCTGTTCCTGCTGGTGCCGGTGCCCGCCGATCCCTCGATCGGGCGCGGCGGTGAGGGCGGGTCGGGCGACCGGCTCGTCGAGGAGACGGCGGATGCCGCCATCCGCCGCATCTCGCGGCTGCCCGGGGTCGGCGACCTGTCGGAGCGGATCGTGGTCCGGCGCACGGTCGGGCCGGCCGATTTCGAGGAGGGCCTGAACTCGTGGCGGGGCGGGGCGCTCGGGCCGGCTCACACGTTGCGGCAGTCCGCCTTCCTGCGGGGTTCGAACCGGTCGCGCCGGGTGGAGGGCCTGTACTACGCGGGCGGTTCGACGACGCCGGGGATCGGGTTGCCGATGTGCCTCATCAGTGCCGAGAACGTGCTCAAGCGCGTGCGCGGCGATCGTTCGACCGGGCCGATCGCCGAGCCCGACGGCGCGGATGCCGCGGGCGCTCGGCAGTGGCCGGCGGGTCGCTGA
- the idi gene encoding isopentenyl-diphosphate Delta-isomerase, which yields MDRTMNGLEDEVVLLDESGTPIGRAPKSAAHGPSTELHLAFSCHVVNPIGEVLVTRRAVTKQTWPGVWTNSFCGHPRPAEPLLHAVRRRADHELGLELTGIDLALPLFRYRATDAAGIVENEVCPVYVATASAEPDPNPREVAEYRWVRPEQFAAAIRATPWAFSPWLVLQAEELELFRA from the coding sequence ATGGACCGCACGATGAACGGTCTCGAGGACGAGGTGGTGCTCCTCGACGAGTCGGGTACGCCCATCGGCCGCGCACCGAAGAGCGCCGCGCACGGGCCGTCGACCGAGTTGCACCTGGCGTTCTCGTGCCACGTCGTGAATCCGATCGGCGAGGTGCTCGTCACCCGTCGGGCGGTGACGAAGCAGACCTGGCCCGGGGTGTGGACGAACTCGTTCTGCGGTCACCCCCGCCCGGCCGAGCCGTTGCTGCATGCGGTGCGGCGGAGGGCCGATCACGAGTTGGGGCTCGAGTTGACCGGCATCGACCTGGCCCTGCCGTTGTTCCGGTACCGGGCGACGGATGCCGCGGGCATCGTGGAGAACGAGGTGTGCCCGGTCTACGTGGCCACCGCTTCGGCCGAGCCCGATCCGAATCCGCGCGAGGTCGCCGAGTACCGCTGGGTCCGGCCGGAGCAGTTCGCGGCCGCGATCCGCGCGACGCCGTGGGCGTTCAGCCCGTGGCTGGTGCTGCAGGCCGAGGAACTGGAGCTGTTCCGTGCCTGA
- the ftsR gene encoding transcriptional regulator FtsR, with protein sequence MSGGAATRRPAHAPPLLGIGQVLAKLQPEFPELTPSKLRFLEEQGLVSPARTAAGYRKFSPGDIERLTVVLSMQRDHYLPLKVIRTHLAEIDAGRTPALPGAVDAAAFRASAARYSRDELVREADATPALLDDAIAASLIRPAEVYGPEARDVLAALAVLRGSGIEPRHLRGMRAAAERQAALVEQAIAPERRTDPAGRARSAERARELGDRLAAVHAAVLRQSLERPAR encoded by the coding sequence GTGAGCGGGGGCGCCGCGACGCGGCGTCCGGCTCACGCCCCACCGCTGCTCGGCATCGGCCAGGTCCTGGCGAAGCTCCAACCGGAGTTCCCGGAGCTGACCCCGTCGAAGCTGCGCTTCCTCGAGGAGCAGGGGCTCGTCTCGCCCGCCCGGACCGCGGCGGGCTACCGCAAGTTCTCCCCGGGGGACATCGAACGACTGACCGTGGTGCTCTCGATGCAACGGGACCACTACCTCCCGCTCAAGGTCATCCGGACCCATCTCGCCGAGATCGACGCGGGCCGCACGCCCGCGCTTCCCGGCGCGGTCGACGCGGCGGCCTTCCGCGCCTCGGCTGCGAGGTACTCCCGCGACGAACTCGTCCGTGAAGCGGATGCGACACCGGCGCTGCTCGACGACGCGATCGCGGCCTCCCTCATCCGGCCGGCCGAGGTCTACGGCCCAGAGGCGCGCGATGTGCTCGCCGCCCTCGCCGTCCTGCGGGGGAGCGGCATCGAACCGCGACACCTCAGGGGCATGCGTGCCGCAGCCGAGCGCCAGGCGGCGCTCGTCGAACAGGCGATCGCGCCCGAACGGCGCACCGACCCGGCCGGCCGCGCGCGGAGCGCCGAGCGCGCGCGCGAACTCGGCGATCGCCTCGCCGCGGTGCACGCCGCGGTCCTCAGGCAGAGTCTCGAACGGCCGGCGCGGTGA
- a CDS encoding polyprenyl synthetase family protein, giving the protein MPERLDADVDEGLRVFFAEARLRAGAYGSHYAALWESIEHQSSGGKRIRPGLVWSAYRGFGGVDRTVVTGVALAFELLHTAFLIHDDLIDRDTVRRGVPNVAGRFAARATEFGGDARASEVWGATAAVLAGDLALSRAHREIAILPIGDDRRRALLDILDHAVFVSAAGELADVVSSLHGSTPELEGVLAMLEQKTAVYSFEAPLSAGAVLAGAPASAVAALGRFGRLAGVAFQITDDVLGVFGDPVSTGKSASADLREGKRTALIAHAAATTAWPEIRDRLGDPALDDAGASALRERLRGCGALDAAVASAAEHVTLALHELEGAEVPLQLRSELAGFAQQAIGRVR; this is encoded by the coding sequence GTGCCTGAACGGCTCGATGCCGACGTCGACGAGGGGCTCCGGGTCTTCTTCGCCGAGGCGCGATTGCGAGCGGGTGCCTACGGCAGCCACTACGCCGCGCTGTGGGAGTCGATCGAGCATCAGAGCTCGGGCGGGAAGCGGATCCGCCCCGGGCTGGTGTGGTCGGCGTACCGGGGGTTCGGCGGGGTCGACCGCACGGTGGTGACCGGCGTGGCCCTGGCGTTCGAGCTGCTGCACACGGCGTTCCTGATCCACGACGACCTGATCGATCGGGACACGGTTCGGCGGGGCGTGCCGAACGTGGCGGGTCGCTTCGCGGCGCGCGCGACCGAGTTCGGCGGGGATGCCCGGGCGAGCGAGGTGTGGGGCGCCACCGCGGCCGTGCTCGCGGGCGATCTCGCGCTGAGCCGCGCCCACCGGGAGATCGCGATCCTGCCGATCGGCGACGACCGGAGGCGGGCGCTGCTCGACATCCTCGATCACGCGGTCTTCGTGTCAGCTGCAGGCGAGCTCGCCGACGTGGTCTCGTCGCTGCACGGATCCACGCCCGAACTGGAGGGCGTGCTGGCGATGCTCGAGCAGAAGACGGCCGTGTACTCGTTCGAGGCGCCGCTGTCGGCGGGCGCCGTGCTGGCCGGGGCGCCCGCGTCCGCGGTGGCGGCGCTCGGCCGGTTCGGGCGCCTCGCGGGTGTGGCCTTCCAGATCACGGACGACGTGCTCGGCGTCTTCGGCGACCCGGTGAGCACGGGGAAGTCGGCGTCCGCCGACCTGCGCGAGGGCAAGCGGACGGCGTTGATCGCGCATGCGGCCGCGACGACGGCGTGGCCGGAGATCCGCGACCGCCTGGGCGATCCTGCGCTCGACGACGCGGGCGCGTCGGCGTTGCGCGAGCGACTGCGCGGGTGCGGTGCGCTCGACGCCGCGGTCGCGTCGGCGGCCGAGCACGTCACGCTCGCGCTGCACGAGCTGGAGGGTGCGGAGGTCCCCCTCCAGCTGCGGTCGGAGCTGGCGGGGTTCGCGCAGCAGGCGATCGGACGCGTCCGGTGA
- a CDS encoding FHA domain-containing protein produces the protein MGFSREAAAQLNALDGDVSVAEQEAIAALPSASALLIVRRGPNVGARFLLDTDVTSVGRHPDAEIFLDDVTVSRKHAEFVRHGTAFQVRDLNSLNGTYFDGVRIETALLSDGAEVQIGKYRLTFYASRHDLAPAGTG, from the coding sequence ATGGGCTTCAGCCGTGAGGCGGCGGCGCAGTTGAACGCCCTCGACGGCGACGTCAGCGTCGCCGAACAGGAGGCGATCGCGGCGCTCCCGTCCGCTTCGGCGCTGCTCATCGTGCGTCGGGGGCCGAACGTCGGCGCGCGGTTCCTGCTCGACACCGACGTCACGTCGGTCGGCCGTCATCCCGACGCCGAGATCTTCCTCGACGACGTCACGGTCTCGCGCAAGCACGCGGAGTTCGTCCGTCACGGCACGGCGTTCCAGGTGCGCGACCTCAACTCGCTCAACGGCACCTACTTCGACGGCGTCCGGATCGAGACCGCGCTGCTCAGCGACGGCGCCGAGGTCCAGATCGGCAAGTACCGGCTCACCTTCTACGCCTCCCGACACGACCTCGCGCCGGCGGGAACCGGGTGA
- a CDS encoding phytoene/squalene synthase family protein yields MSARDDRGLLARYSDAAEASSATVIARYSTSFGTAARLLDPATRHRIRTVYALVRVADEVVDGAAAEAGLDVLEQRDVLDGLEQEVERALARGYSANLVVHAFASVARECGFGVELTRPFFASMRRDLDPTPIAPEEIAEYIHGSAEVVGLMCLAAFLVDESGSGVDPARRARLERGAVHLGAAFQKINFLRDLATDWRTLGRNYFPGVDPDAFSEADKSAILDDIERDLDLARAAIPELPRRARASVAAAHGVFASLATRCRATPASSIIATRIRVPDGEKFAIAVRSALTTGGGRR; encoded by the coding sequence GTGAGCGCGCGCGACGACCGCGGGCTGCTCGCGCGGTACTCGGATGCCGCCGAGGCGAGTTCGGCGACCGTGATCGCCCGGTACTCGACGTCGTTCGGGACGGCGGCGCGGCTGCTCGACCCTGCCACGCGACATCGGATCCGCACCGTGTACGCGCTCGTCCGGGTCGCGGACGAGGTCGTGGACGGCGCGGCCGCCGAGGCCGGACTGGACGTGCTCGAGCAGCGCGACGTGCTGGACGGCCTGGAGCAGGAGGTCGAGCGGGCACTGGCCCGCGGGTACTCGGCGAACCTGGTCGTGCACGCGTTCGCCTCGGTGGCACGCGAGTGCGGGTTCGGTGTCGAGCTGACGCGCCCGTTCTTCGCGTCGATGCGGCGCGACCTCGATCCGACGCCAATCGCGCCGGAGGAGATCGCCGAGTACATCCACGGTTCCGCGGAGGTCGTGGGCCTGATGTGCCTCGCGGCGTTCCTGGTCGACGAGTCCGGATCCGGTGTCGACCCCGCCCGGCGAGCCCGGCTCGAGCGCGGCGCGGTCCATCTCGGCGCGGCGTTCCAGAAGATCAACTTCCTCCGCGACCTCGCGACGGACTGGCGCACGCTCGGCAGGAACTACTTCCCCGGCGTCGACCCGGATGCGTTCTCCGAGGCCGACAAGTCCGCGATCCTCGACGACATCGAACGCGATCTCGACCTCGCGCGCGCGGCGATCCCCGAGCTCCCGCGGCGAGCGCGGGCCTCGGTCGCCGCGGCGCACGGGGTGTTCGCGAGTCTTGCGACCCGGTGTCGTGCGACGCCCGCGTCGTCGATCATCGCGACTCGGATCCGGGTGCCCGACGGGGAGAAGTTCGCGATCGCGGTGCGGTCGGCGTTGACGACGGGAGGTGGTCGGCGATGA
- a CDS encoding ParA family protein: MHVLSVSSLKGGVGKTTVTLGLASAAFARGVRTLVVDLDPQSDVSTGMDIQVAGHLNVADVLASPKEKIVRSAIAPSGWARTNPQSTIDVMIGSPSAINYDGPHPSIRDIWKLEEALANVEADYELVLIDCAPSLNALTRTAWAASDRVAVVTEPGLFSVAAADRALRAIEEIRRGLSPRLQPLGIIVNRARVQSLEHQFRIKELRDMFGPLVLSPQLPERTSLQQAQGAAKPLHMWPGESAEEMSAHFDQLLERVLRAARIGDVAPGLPQQFELDASQP; this comes from the coding sequence GTGCACGTTCTCTCGGTCAGTTCACTGAAGGGCGGAGTCGGAAAGACCACCGTCACCCTCGGGCTGGCGTCCGCGGCCTTCGCGCGAGGGGTGCGCACGCTGGTGGTCGACCTCGACCCGCAATCCGACGTCTCGACCGGCATGGACATCCAGGTCGCCGGTCACCTGAACGTCGCGGACGTCCTCGCCTCTCCCAAGGAGAAGATCGTGCGCTCGGCGATCGCGCCGAGCGGGTGGGCGCGCACGAACCCGCAGTCGACCATCGACGTCATGATCGGCAGTCCGTCGGCCATCAACTACGACGGGCCGCACCCGTCGATCCGCGACATCTGGAAGCTCGAGGAGGCGCTCGCGAACGTCGAGGCCGACTACGAGCTGGTCCTGATCGACTGCGCGCCGTCGCTCAACGCGCTCACGCGCACCGCCTGGGCTGCGAGCGACCGCGTGGCCGTGGTCACCGAGCCCGGGCTGTTCTCGGTCGCCGCGGCCGACCGCGCGCTTCGTGCGATCGAGGAGATCCGGCGGGGCCTCTCGCCCCGGTTGCAGCCGCTCGGCATCATCGTGAACCGCGCGCGTGTGCAGTCGCTGGAGCACCAGTTCCGCATCAAGGAGCTCCGCGACATGTTCGGCCCGCTGGTGCTCAGCCCGCAGCTGCCCGAGCGCACCTCGCTGCAGCAGGCGCAGGGCGCGGCGAAGCCGCTGCACATGTGGCCGGGCGAGAGCGCCGAGGAGATGTCGGCGCACTTCGACCAGTTGCTCGAGCGGGTGCTGCGCGCCGCGCGCATCGGCGACGTCGCGCCGGGCCTTCCGCAGCAGTTCGAGCTGGACGCGTCGCAGCCCTGA
- a CDS encoding MerR family transcriptional regulator, whose translation MTGLDRSERTRYDLGLLFTDGLPEHDDGTGYRGAVAARAAGISYRQLDYWARTQLVEPTVRGAAGSGSQRLYGFRDILVLKLVKRLLDTGISLQQIRVAVTQLRESGIDDLAQTTLMSDGASVYLCTSDDEVIDLVNRGQGVFGIAVGKVLREVESTLVQLDTQPVEHVDELAARRGRPARKIS comes from the coding sequence ATGACCGGGCTCGATCGGAGCGAACGAACACGCTACGACCTCGGACTGCTCTTCACCGACGGCCTCCCCGAGCACGACGACGGCACCGGCTACCGCGGAGCGGTCGCCGCTCGCGCCGCGGGCATCAGCTATCGGCAGCTCGACTACTGGGCGCGCACGCAGCTCGTCGAACCGACCGTCCGCGGCGCGGCCGGATCGGGTTCGCAGCGGCTCTACGGGTTCCGCGACATCCTCGTGCTCAAGCTCGTCAAGCGTCTGCTCGACACGGGCATCTCGCTCCAGCAGATCAGGGTCGCCGTGACCCAGCTCCGCGAGTCGGGAATCGACGACCTCGCGCAGACCACGCTCATGAGCGATGGTGCGAGCGTCTACCTCTGCACGTCCGACGACGAGGTCATCGATCTCGTCAATCGCGGCCAGGGCGTGTTCGGCATCGCGGTCGGCAAGGTGCTCCGCGAGGTCGAGTCGACGCTCGTGCAGCTCGACACCCAGCCCGTCGAGCACGTCGACGAGCTCGCCGCACGGCGCGGTCGACCCGCGCGCAAGATCTCCTGA
- a CDS encoding NUDIX hydrolase — protein sequence MTRTSGDGWVEGPGGARYWGRFGAAGLLILEPGGTVLMQHRAAWSHFGGTWGIPGGARDAGETAWAAAVREATEETGMPRGILVERFQSVLDLGFWSYTTVVADAERRFEPRLADPESIELRWIALAEVDDLPLHPRFAESWPALRGRIRATSGR from the coding sequence GTGACGCGAACGAGTGGCGACGGCTGGGTCGAGGGGCCGGGCGGCGCCAGGTACTGGGGGAGGTTCGGCGCGGCCGGGCTGCTGATCCTCGAACCCGGCGGCACGGTCCTCATGCAGCACCGCGCGGCGTGGAGCCACTTCGGCGGCACCTGGGGGATCCCCGGCGGCGCACGCGACGCCGGCGAGACCGCGTGGGCGGCCGCGGTCCGCGAGGCGACCGAGGAGACCGGGATGCCGCGGGGAATCCTCGTGGAACGGTTCCAGAGCGTCCTCGACCTCGGGTTCTGGTCGTACACGACCGTCGTCGCCGACGCCGAACGGCGATTCGAACCGCGTCTGGCCGACCCGGAATCGATCGAGCTGCGGTGGATCGCGCTCGCCGAGGTGGACGATCTGCCGCTGCATCCGCGCTTCGCGGAGTCGTGGCCGGCGTTGCGCGGCCGGATCCGGGCGACGAGCGGTCGATAG
- a CDS encoding CDP-alcohol phosphatidyltransferase family protein — protein sequence MGGHSSGVSDRVWTVPNILSMLRLLLVPVFLVLVVAGEYVPALVVLVVASLTDLLDGYLARRLGQITRLGQLLDPAADRLYIFAALLGLAANGLVPWWIVVVIVARDVFLLVLGIVLANHGYGPLPVHQLGKAATFALFSGVPIIMLGLAFPQVQPVSEPIGWAVTIWGAFLYWWAGVIYAIETARVVRQARVSPPPASDTLEQGG from the coding sequence GTGGGCGGGCACAGTTCGGGGGTCTCGGATCGGGTCTGGACCGTGCCCAACATCCTCAGCATGCTCCGGCTGCTGCTGGTGCCGGTGTTCCTCGTCCTCGTGGTCGCGGGGGAGTACGTCCCGGCACTCGTGGTGCTCGTCGTCGCGAGCCTGACCGACCTGCTCGACGGCTACCTCGCCCGGCGGCTCGGGCAGATCACCAGGCTCGGCCAACTGCTCGACCCCGCCGCCGACCGGCTGTACATCTTCGCCGCCCTCCTCGGGCTCGCCGCGAACGGCCTGGTCCCGTGGTGGATCGTCGTCGTGATCGTCGCGCGCGACGTGTTCCTCCTCGTGCTGGGCATCGTGCTCGCGAACCACGGATACGGGCCGCTGCCGGTCCACCAACTGGGCAAGGCCGCGACCTTCGCGCTGTTCTCGGGCGTGCCGATCATCATGCTCGGGCTCGCGTTCCCGCAGGTCCAGCCGGTCAGCGAGCCGATCGGCTGGGCCGTGACGATCTGGGGCGCCTTCCTCTACTGGTGGGCGGGCGTGATCTACGCGATCGAGACCGCGCGTGTCGTCCGCCAGGCGCGGGTGTCCCCGCCCCCGGCATCCGATACGCTTGAGCAGGGAGGTTAG